In the Glycine max cultivar Williams 82 chromosome 19, Glycine_max_v4.0, whole genome shotgun sequence genome, atttctaacaatTTTGGTTCCCTAATTTATTCCATTtcttaattttacatatattttttttcttttatcatggtttaattaaatcttaaacctaatgaatttaaatatatggtCTCATTTTGGTGTTTCATTTTGTGTTCATTAATCATATTTTCACATGTCATTAAAATTCACACgtgtattttatattaatttcttaaattgcCTCTAAGAATAACCCTAAGGTAGTAACCTGTTTGTGATTTTGTTCTTGAGtttttaactcaattttaaaataattttatatttaattttaaaatcaagaaaaataatttgtgattttgattttttagttaaaaaaatacattctcatTATCATCACTATTTTATCACcaatattatcatcattatcatcattattattatcacggtcattattattattgtgccTTCAACTCATCTTAATTGTCACTATTATTATCACtagtattataatatttattattattattgtcatggtatattattttttaatatatttatttttgttgcaactttttattatttttatgtgtcaatttttttaattgaatttatttaaattttatttgaggtaaaatataatacaacaaaataaaataatacaagaTATTAGAGTAAAAGAAAGTATGATAAGATAAGAataagataaattataattctatctaatatttaatgtacatcaaataaaattatcatcatGTTGTCATTTTCTATATTTGACATGgattaaataatgatttgataagatatcaaacaaattcaaacgacgaaaatagtattttatattgaaaatattattttaaaattgatgaaaGAATAATCTTGACTCaaattgaaaagttaaaaatactaaaataaatattaagttaaaaatactaaaataaatattctaaaagataaaaaattaaattttaaaaattataataaaataaaaagataagaaaaaatattttaaaataaatgattttataaaaaattcgaATCGTATACGagcaaaattaactaattttaactCATCTCAATAATATCTCTACCTAATAATGAACATAAAAAGTTcagtcaattaaatttaaaaatatttttgtttacccTTTTTCTATCATGTTGTAGAAAAAACTCAAAAAGTAATGGTATAAACAGAATACGTGGTTTTTTACCCAACCCATTCTTTTGATCAATAAATTCTACCAATCCTGTACCACTGCAATTTTGACTTGGTGGGCCATTCATTGATTTGTGTGGCAATGAACATTCCACGAAAGCCACCATCAAAACTGCGCCCTAGGATTCTGaattattttcattactaaATAAATCAAAGCAAACGGCTTTTCGACACTTCGACCTACGTTTAAATCTTTGTTTGATAATTTGGATCTAAATTCGatcctaaataaataaaatttatagattACTATATTGTTATCAAAGTTTGATTATGGTATAATTACTTGAGAAATCAGCTTCTTAACAATTAACTAATTTAAATGACACTACGCCACTTAAATCTAAACGAACCTAACACCGGAACAAATTATATCGGTACGAATTTCAAAGGAAATTTAATAATCCATAAATTCACTTTTGAGAAAGAAAGTGTATAAATAttcttacaaatttaattttattctaaacaTTTGTTTGTAACTGAAAAATAAACATACACTTGATAATTGGTAATTACCCTTTCACAAATTTGGTGTAtgagaaatgagaaaaatacATATGAGGGGTCAAAAAGGATTTATTTATTGCTAAAAAAGGTGAAAAGGATTTATTGACGAAGGTTTCAGAACAACCCACAGCTTTAGGGGTGTAGATCAAAGCAGTagattattttgtgataacaacCACAAAACCCAACTGCTGAGTGGACAGCATACGTGGCAACAGAAAACAACACTCGGCCAATCACAGATCGCCAACTCATCGTGGAACTTTTCAATTTCCAATCTTCCGTCAATATGACGCGATCTTATAGATTTGCGTATATTTTAAATCTATGGTAAAATCCCGCAGGATCGTACCACGAAATTTCGTGGACATACCCTAATTAACATTAGGCATAAGCCACGCACTAAACTAGAGTGAGAAGAAGTGGGGCCACAAATTCCATTCCATGAATACTAGTACCCCTAGCTTAGCTTACTGGGCAAGCACATTCTACGATGCGTGAGGCGTTCCAATAGTTTAAAACCTTTCCCTTtctcacattttcttttttttctcactttcaGTTCTCACGAGAAACCAAACCAACGCCCCTTCCGCTCATACTAGAGCGCCCCCAACAAACCCCGAGTTTTCTCCACACACACAGTCTCACCCAACAACCCACGCGCCCTTttcgtttttctttttcacgATCTCGCAGTCGCTTCtcccttttccttttcattaAACGCCGTCGTTTGCTTCCCCCGCGTAGTAGTTAGGGTTTCTGATTACATCAATTTACTGGGTCGCTGCATCGAAAGTTCGATAGATTCTATTCTACCGATTTTTGACGGGAGaaacaattctttttaatcGAGAAATTGATTTCTCCGTGTTTGTTTTCAGCGGATCTGAATGGGGAAGGGAGGCCAAGATTATGGGAAACGAGAGAACACGAGTTCTGATGCTTCGGACCGTGAAATCTTCAAGGCGTGGGCGAAGGACGTCCGGGAGTGCGAGGAGCAATTCAAGGTTAATGTGAAGGTTGGTTTGAATCACGATGAGGTCGAGAATCGGCGCAAGATCTATGGATTGAACGAGTTGGAGAAGCACGAGGGGCAATCGATATGGAGTTTGATTCTGGAGCAGTTCAACGACACGCTCGTTCGGATTCTCCTCGCCGCTGCCATCATTTCCTTCGTGCTCGCTTGGTACGACGGCGACGAGGGCGGCGAGATGGAGATAACGGCGTTCGTGGAGCCTCTGGTGATTTTCCTGATACTAATCGTGAACGCAATTGTTGGCGTGTGGCAGGAGAGCAATGCGGAGAAGGCGCTTGATGCGCTGAAAGAGATTCAATCTGAGCACGCGGTCGTGATTCGAGAGGGCGCGAAAATTTCTAATTTGCCGGCGAAGGAACTTGTTCCCGGCGACATCGTTGAGCTTAAGGTTGGGGATAAGGTGCCTGCGGATATGCGTGTTGTGGAATTGATCAGTTCCACTTTGCGATCGGAGCAGGGTTCTTTGACTGGAGAGAGTGAAGCTGTGAATAAGACTAACAAGCGTGTGGATGAGGATGCTGATATTCAGGGGAAGAGGTGTATGGTTTTCGCGGGGACCACTGTTGTTAACGGGAATTGCATTTGCTTGGTCACTCAGACCGGCATGGACACCGAAATTGGGAAGGTGCATATGCAGATACACGTTGCCTCACAGAGCGAGGAGGATACCCCGTTGAAGAAGAAGCTCAATGAGTTTGGGGAGAAGCTAACCATGATAATTGGACTGATATGTATTTTGGTTTGGCTCATCAATGTTAAGTACTTCCTCTCTTGGGAGTATGTGGATGGATGGCCCAGGAACTTCAAGTTTTCCTTCGAGAAGTGTACCTATTACTTTGAGATTGCTGTGGCACTGGCTGTGGCCGCTATTCCGGAAGGTTTGCCTGCGGTCATCACGACTTGCCTGGCTCTTGGTACTCGAAAGATGGCCCAGAAGAATGCCCTGGTCCGGAAGTTGCCGAGCGTGGAGACTCTGGGTTGTACCACTGTTATTTGTTCGGATAAAACTGGAACATTGACTACTAACCAAATGGCTGTGGCAAAATTAGTTGCAATTGGCCATAATGTGGACACACTAAGGGCTTTCAAGGTGGAAGGAACTACATACAATCCAGCCGATGGCCAAATAGAGAACTGGCCAACTAGTGGATTGGATGCTAATCTTCAAATGATAGCAAAAATAGCTGCGGTCTGTAATGATGCTGGAGTCGCACAGTCAGAGCATAAGTTTGTCGCTCATGGAATGCCTACTGAAGCAGCCTTGAAGGCAAGGccccctttttattttatttggcatATTTCTCATTTACTgtttgcaatttaattttacCTCTGCATGAAGCATCTTTTTGAATGGTTACTTTTAGTGCTAGCTTAGCACTATGAAATTAGCTATGCTTTTCTTGTTCTGGGTTATTTCATGCTAATTCATCTGTTGTGTGAGCACATTGACTTAAGACGGTGTTTGACAGTTTTTTGTACTCTTTCTTTGGACTCCAGGTTTTGGTAGAGAAGATGGGCCTTCCTGAAGGATCCAAGGTTGCACAGTCAGCAAGCACACGTACCTTGCTGCGTAAGTTGATTTTGTTTATGTGTGACAGAATAATTTGTGGTGATATGCCAAGGCAATAGTTTGACGACTCATCTGACTATACATACCTGAGCCACTTTCAAAaggacttttatttttttatttttttttgtttttataatggGAAAGTAAGATTGATATTCTTCATTTAAAGACTTAGTGATATTTGTAAGCATTTCTTAGATCAACATGCTACTTCATTTTATGTACTcaaatcttttttcttaaaaaaatgtttgtttgaACTAATGGATTAAAAACATGGCAGAAAGACCACATATCCAACAAGTGTGGCTGCATTGTAATATGAGTTAGTATTGTAAACTTATTcaataaatgtaattaaatttctttaccTTCAAATTTCTATTTAGGTTGCTGTGAATGGTGGAGTGAGCATGACCAACGACTTGCTACTCTTGAGTTTGACCGTGATAGGAAGTCAATGGGTGTTATTGTGGACTCTGGTTTAGGCAAAAGGTCGCTTCTAGTTAAGGTATTATCTTTGTCTGTCACCTTTTGTCCTACTTGGACAGTTCATTTAGattctttttcagtttttcatACTTCTGTAATCACatagataattaatattatctgAGTGGCATTACTGGTTAATTTGGAAGCttataggattttttttcacGTGGTTTCgtcattatttaatatttatttgagtaAGGTCTTTTTATTCTTCCCCTGAAATAAGGTTCTGAGACTAAAGCTCAATTATTCACGGTGTCACCATTTACTAATAGattgaaagaataaataaaattatagtgtATTTACTAATAGattgaaagaataaataaaattatagtgtTTAAGTGAATAAGTAATATCTCAACTTCTGAAAATGCAAACCTGTTTTAGAAGTCTAGTCTAAAGAACAGTAACTACACTTGTTTTGGCAAAACTGGTCTAATAGTATTACTACCAGTTCTGTACAACAGAGAGCTGTTGATTGGACCAATGATGTTTTCCAAATTAAATTCCATGACAAGGGTGTTTATATATATGACCTGATCATTCTTCTCATTTTGTCTCATCATATTTGTAGGAGTTAGGACAGTGTCTGTTGCTCAATCCATACATGAGCCTAGGCTATgcatccttttgttttttctaattcTGGTTTCCTTTTTCTCACCACTGGGAAATATTTTTAACTGGCATTTGTACCTAATATTTGATAGGGTGCTGTGGAAAATGTGTTGGACAGAAGCTCTAAAATTCAGTTGCGTGATGGTTCTATAGTGAACCTAGATGATAATGCAAGGAACCTTGTATTGCAAGCTCTCCATGAAATGTCGACTAGCGCATTGCGCTGTTTGGGATTTGCATACAAGGATGAACTCCCCAAATTTGAAAACTACAGTGGTAATGAAGATCATCCAGCTCACCAGCTTTTGCTTAATCCTTCCAACTATTCATCAATTGAAAGTGAACTTATTTTTGTTGGCTTGGTTGGATTGAGGGTAAGTTTtgaactttatattttataattcatgaTTTCTCACTTTCATCATATCTGTTTAATGTGGTAACTTTGTGAAATTGAATATTGAATTGTTCTTAGGATCCTCCTAGGGAGGAAGTATACCAAGCAATTGAAGACTGCAGAGAAGCTGGAATTCGTGTT is a window encoding:
- the LOC100788807 gene encoding calcium-transporting ATPase 4, endoplasmic reticulum-type, which codes for MGKGGQDYGKRENTSSDASDREIFKAWAKDVRECEEQFKVNVKVGLNHDEVENRRKIYGLNELEKHEGQSIWSLILEQFNDTLVRILLAAAIISFVLAWYDGDEGGEMEITAFVEPLVIFLILIVNAIVGVWQESNAEKALDALKEIQSEHAVVIREGAKISNLPAKELVPGDIVELKVGDKVPADMRVVELISSTLRSEQGSLTGESEAVNKTNKRVDEDADIQGKRCMVFAGTTVVNGNCICLVTQTGMDTEIGKVHMQIHVASQSEEDTPLKKKLNEFGEKLTMIIGLICILVWLINVKYFLSWEYVDGWPRNFKFSFEKCTYYFEIAVALAVAAIPEGLPAVITTCLALGTRKMAQKNALVRKLPSVETLGCTTVICSDKTGTLTTNQMAVAKLVAIGHNVDTLRAFKVEGTTYNPADGQIENWPTSGLDANLQMIAKIAAVCNDAGVAQSEHKFVAHGMPTEAALKVLVEKMGLPEGSKVAQSASTRTLLRCCEWWSEHDQRLATLEFDRDRKSMGVIVDSGLGKRSLLVKGAVENVLDRSSKIQLRDGSIVNLDDNARNLVLQALHEMSTSALRCLGFAYKDELPKFENYSGNEDHPAHQLLLNPSNYSSIESELIFVGLVGLRDPPREEVYQAIEDCREAGIRVMVITGDNKNTAEAICREIGVFSPDEDISSKSLTGRDFMELRDKKTYLRQPGGLLFSRAEPRHKQEIVRLLKEEGEVVAMTGDGVNDAPALKLADIGIAMGIAGTEVAKEASDMVLADDNFSSIVAAVGEGRSIYNNMKAFIRYMISSNIGEVASIFLTAALGIPEGLIPVQLLWVNLVTDGPPATALGFNPPDKDIMKKPPRHSDDSLINLWILFRYLVIGIYVGLATVGIFIIWYTHGSFFGIDLSGDGHSLVTYTQLANWGQCSSWQNFTASPFTAGAKTITFDNPCDYFSTGKVKAMTLSLSVLVAIEMFNSLNALSEDGSLLTMPPWVNPWLLLAMSVSFGLHFLILYVPFLAQVFGIVPLSFNEWLLVLVVALPVILIDEILKFVGRCTSSRASSARKSKQKSE